The Deltaproteobacteria bacterium genome has a window encoding:
- a CDS encoding zf-HC2 domain-containing protein, with protein sequence MKCKEILEKLSEYLDGELDPKLCQDLETHMEDCHPCLVFVNTLKKTITLYQYAGNEPLPKEVHLRLHDYLKKKCQG encoded by the coding sequence ATGAAATGCAAAGAAATCCTTGAAAAACTTTCAGAATATCTTGACGGTGAGCTTGATCCGAAACTTTGCCAGGACTTGGAAACCCACATGGAAGACTGCCATCCGTGCCTGGTTTTTGTAAACACCCTGAAAAAAACCATTACGCTTTACCAATACGCCGGAAACGAGCCTTTGCCCAAAGAAGTGCACCTCCGTTTGCACGATTATTTGAAAAAGAAATGCCAGGGCTGA